One Novipirellula artificiosorum DNA segment encodes these proteins:
- a CDS encoding sulfatase — MKLIWIAVTALLLVGNVPAAAKDQPNVVLFVVDDMGWMDSSAYGSQYYETPNMERLARQAMRFTDAYAVPLCSPTRCSILSGQHSARHRVTSASGHQPPAAPDASPYPEKTSPASQFIFANSKNFIDPAIVTLAEVLRDAGYRTGHFGKWHLGLMPENRPDQNGFETTWACAPDPGPPSYFSPYGVSPEGRPTGQHHVGNITDGPDGEYITDRLTDEALKFIETHQNEPFYLNLWQYGVHGPWGHKEEYTAEFAKKKDMRGEQDNPIMASMLKSVDESLGRVMAKLDELGLTENTLFIFYSDNGGNVHSNREDDRKIANLSKNHPRMAAIREWRKWAGGEGPTNNAPLREGKARIYEGGQRVPLMVRWPGKIKPGTTDNTVVGAIDLYPTVLDAVDIELPVHHIVDGLSFLPVLKQTSRLNREAYFTWFPHIVPAVSVRKGEWKLIRRFEPHRDYPEVRELYNLTKDIGETNNLAAAMPDKVKELDALIDGFIADTGALVLKPNPAYSPKVARAARALDAGLVPKMCTVELKNGALVVTMETGKRNPFLGTAQIKTRLPLTLRLRARSKTGGAGKVHWKLAAQEDFPAQGQVVNFILPAGSEWQNLSIDLPIEKTTQIIRLYLPLENGPVDIQSIDYLDAKTKKSVKRWEFQ, encoded by the coding sequence ATGAAATTGATTTGGATCGCCGTGACTGCGTTGTTATTGGTTGGGAATGTTCCTGCTGCGGCTAAGGATCAACCTAACGTCGTGCTCTTTGTCGTCGATGACATGGGCTGGATGGATAGCTCTGCTTATGGTTCGCAGTACTACGAGACGCCGAATATGGAACGATTGGCGAGACAGGCGATGCGATTCACCGATGCCTATGCCGTGCCACTGTGCTCCCCAACGCGGTGCTCAATTCTCTCGGGGCAACACTCAGCACGTCATCGCGTCACCTCGGCAAGTGGCCATCAACCGCCGGCGGCACCAGATGCTTCGCCCTATCCCGAGAAGACATCACCAGCCTCGCAGTTCATCTTTGCAAACAGCAAGAACTTCATCGATCCGGCGATCGTGACATTGGCCGAGGTATTGCGGGACGCAGGCTATCGGACTGGGCACTTTGGCAAATGGCACCTTGGTTTGATGCCCGAGAATCGACCCGACCAGAACGGTTTCGAAACGACTTGGGCATGCGCGCCAGATCCAGGGCCGCCGAGCTATTTTTCACCCTACGGCGTTTCGCCCGAAGGACGCCCGACTGGGCAGCATCATGTGGGCAACATCACCGATGGGCCAGACGGGGAATACATCACGGATCGTCTGACGGATGAGGCGTTGAAATTCATCGAGACACATCAGAACGAACCCTTCTACCTGAACCTCTGGCAGTACGGTGTGCATGGGCCGTGGGGGCACAAAGAGGAATACACGGCCGAGTTTGCGAAGAAGAAAGATATGCGGGGTGAACAAGACAATCCGATCATGGCGTCGATGCTCAAGAGTGTGGATGAAAGCCTTGGTCGGGTGATGGCCAAGTTAGATGAACTGGGACTGACCGAGAACACGCTGTTCATTTTCTATTCGGACAATGGCGGCAATGTGCATAGCAATCGGGAAGACGACCGTAAGATTGCCAACCTGAGTAAGAACCACCCGAGGATGGCGGCGATTCGGGAGTGGCGGAAGTGGGCCGGAGGTGAAGGCCCCACCAATAACGCACCCTTGCGCGAAGGCAAAGCGCGCATTTACGAGGGCGGCCAACGTGTGCCGTTGATGGTGCGTTGGCCGGGTAAGATCAAACCGGGCACAACCGATAATACGGTTGTCGGAGCCATTGACCTTTATCCCACCGTGCTCGACGCGGTGGACATCGAGTTACCAGTCCATCACATCGTCGACGGACTGTCGTTTCTACCGGTGTTGAAGCAAACCAGCCGTCTCAATCGTGAGGCCTACTTCACCTGGTTTCCTCATATCGTCCCAGCGGTGTCCGTGCGGAAAGGTGAGTGGAAACTGATCCGGCGCTTCGAGCCGCATCGAGATTACCCCGAGGTGCGAGAGCTTTACAACCTGACCAAAGATATCGGTGAGACGAATAACTTGGCCGCAGCCATGCCGGACAAGGTGAAGGAACTCGATGCGTTGATCGACGGATTCATCGCCGACACGGGTGCGCTGGTCCTCAAACCGAATCCAGCTTATTCACCGAAGGTCGCAAGGGCGGCTCGGGCTCTTGATGCCGGGCTCGTACCGAAGATGTGCACGGTCGAGCTGAAGAACGGAGCCTTGGTAGTGACGATGGAGACGGGAAAACGAAATCCTTTCCTCGGCACGGCTCAGATCAAAACGCGGCTGCCGTTGACTCTGCGCTTACGGGCTCGGAGTAAGACTGGAGGCGCAGGAAAGGTGCACTGGAAGCTGGCGGCTCAGGAGGATTTTCCTGCACAGGGACAGGTCGTGAATTTCATTCTTCCTGCAGGCTCTGAGTGGCAAAATCTGTCGATCGATTTGCCGATTGAGAAAACGACGCAGATCATTCGTCTGTATCTTCCATTAGAAAATGGGCCGGTGGACATCCAATCCATCGACTACCTTGATGCGAAAACAAAGAAGTCGGTCAAACGCTGGGAGTTCCAGTAG
- a CDS encoding sulfatase-like hydrolase/transferase: MKTHSIEIRKYNVLLSMLASCCLCASAMSAESRPNILLILADDVGREVLECYGGSSYETPNLNQLAASGAMLEHCYAMPVCHPTRVTLMTGQYPRHLGNPKWGSFPKHAESRTFANVAKNAGYATAVAGKWQLCLMKDDTGQPRRMGFDEWSLFGWHEGPRYHEPMIYENGVLRTDTAGKYGPDLYIDFLVDFMRRNHERNKPFLAYYSMALCHDVTNDLKAPVPHGPRGRYDNHAEMVEQMDLQVGRLMRFLKSSGLDDNTLILFTADNGTAAKSKLSAKGKRNEFVYEKVVSQFKGQSVPGGKGRLTDWGTRVPTLAVWKGVITPGQSWNDLVDFSDLLPTLADLLGGALPADAKLDGHSFAALLRGEGHSTRGWAYAEHRGRFFVKTQDRKLYSTGEFYNTEADPFEKSPLEPTALSTEATSDWNLLKQAVKDLQTTNAPIAQ; encoded by the coding sequence ATGAAAACGCATTCCATTGAGATTCGCAAATACAACGTTCTCCTCTCGATGCTAGCGTCGTGTTGTCTCTGTGCGAGTGCGATGTCGGCTGAGAGTCGGCCAAACATTTTGCTCATTCTGGCCGATGATGTCGGCCGGGAGGTGCTCGAGTGCTATGGCGGCTCGTCGTACGAGACTCCAAACCTCAATCAACTTGCTGCCAGTGGCGCGATGCTTGAGCACTGCTACGCCATGCCGGTCTGTCATCCCACTCGCGTCACCCTCATGACCGGTCAGTATCCACGTCACCTCGGCAATCCGAAATGGGGTAGCTTTCCGAAGCATGCTGAGAGCCGCACGTTTGCGAACGTTGCGAAGAACGCCGGCTATGCGACGGCCGTTGCAGGAAAATGGCAGTTGTGCCTGATGAAAGACGACACTGGACAACCGCGAAGAATGGGCTTCGACGAGTGGTCATTGTTTGGATGGCACGAAGGACCGCGATACCACGAACCAATGATCTACGAGAACGGAGTCTTGCGAACCGACACGGCAGGCAAGTACGGTCCGGATCTTTACATTGACTTTTTGGTCGACTTCATGAGGCGAAACCACGAACGGAACAAGCCGTTTCTAGCGTATTACTCGATGGCGCTGTGTCACGATGTTACGAATGACCTCAAGGCACCAGTTCCACACGGACCGCGAGGCCGCTACGACAATCATGCCGAGATGGTAGAGCAAATGGATCTGCAGGTTGGCCGACTGATGAGGTTCCTCAAGTCTTCGGGACTCGACGACAACACACTCATTCTTTTCACTGCAGATAATGGAACCGCCGCCAAATCAAAGCTCTCCGCAAAAGGTAAACGGAACGAGTTTGTCTACGAGAAGGTCGTCTCGCAGTTCAAGGGCCAGTCCGTTCCCGGCGGAAAAGGAAGGCTGACTGACTGGGGCACGCGAGTTCCAACGCTGGCCGTGTGGAAAGGGGTGATCACCCCAGGTCAATCATGGAATGACTTAGTGGATTTCAGCGACCTCCTACCGACACTAGCAGACTTGCTCGGAGGAGCGCTACCTGCGGATGCCAAACTCGACGGCCACAGTTTCGCCGCTCTGTTACGTGGGGAAGGTCACTCGACGCGAGGGTGGGCCTATGCCGAACACAGAGGCAGATTCTTCGTCAAAACCCAAGATCGAAAGCTGTACAGTACAGGCGAGTTCTACAACACGGAGGCCGATCCATTTGAGAAGTCCCCGCTTGAACCAACGGCACTGTCGACCGAAGCGACCTCTGACTGGAATTTATTGAAACAAGCCGTTAAGGACTTGCAAACGACCAATGCCCCGATTGCTCAGTAG
- a CDS encoding sulfatase-like hydrolase/transferase: MKIIEYHFDSRRLALTAFLLVAMSLGIGSAFAEESNGEKPNFVVIFIDDLGFADPGCFGNPLIKTPHIDKLAAEGIKLTNFYVNSPICSASRVALTTGQYQGRWKIHSFLNTRAGNANRGMADYLDPSAPTTAKKLKAAGYSTAHFGKWHMGGGRDVDDAPLPQAYGFDESLVSFEGLGDRIISNPKGVERARALGHGKVIPCSRWERMQIQTDRTIDFVRRHRDEPFYVRLFPNDVHDAHVPRPGSADKFKSVSDDPYVRDFFAVLEEMDKQIGRLVATIDELNLGKKTLILFTSDNGPTDWPKKYLTGPPAGFTGPYRGRKWSLFEGGIRMPFIARWTGTISAGIEDNSSVVAAIDLSPTICRIAGVPVETDLDGVDRSGVLLGNASRRSQPVFWQYGHPHAILKGGKPEHQSPTFAMRDGRWKFLVNPDGSEAQLFDLEADESETTNLVSIQPKRAAAMAALISAWCNDLGFAFDHEAPLTAPVPTIAILASNQFLRFVNHGVQGNTVSLQLDGRSWLDLPAFRVPKVVGGRSLQIKGTIRPSAPSGVVLAHGDNRSGYSVYLDKGHLCFATCVSKKRTVVRSPAAITGAASFEANWSSGGSVFLKVDGKLAGKADPGILRHEPGDSIQIGADLVQPVGNYSTPNHFAGSIENLTFRYPNGT, from the coding sequence ATGAAAATCATCGAGTACCATTTCGATTCGCGTCGTCTAGCCCTTACGGCATTCTTACTTGTCGCGATGTCGCTGGGTATCGGATCGGCTTTTGCGGAAGAGTCGAACGGTGAGAAACCGAACTTCGTCGTCATTTTCATCGATGATTTGGGCTTCGCGGATCCGGGCTGCTTTGGAAATCCGCTGATCAAAACGCCGCACATCGACAAGCTCGCTGCCGAAGGCATCAAGTTGACCAACTTCTACGTCAACTCGCCAATCTGTTCTGCCTCGCGCGTTGCGCTAACCACCGGTCAATATCAGGGCCGCTGGAAGATCCACTCGTTCCTCAATACGCGCGCCGGAAATGCAAATCGCGGCATGGCTGACTACCTCGACCCGTCCGCTCCGACGACTGCAAAGAAGCTGAAAGCAGCCGGCTACTCAACCGCTCATTTCGGCAAGTGGCACATGGGAGGCGGTCGTGACGTGGACGACGCCCCCTTACCTCAGGCGTATGGCTTCGACGAATCCCTGGTTTCCTTCGAGGGCCTGGGCGATCGAATCATTTCCAATCCGAAGGGCGTTGAGCGCGCCCGGGCTCTCGGGCATGGAAAGGTCATTCCGTGCAGCCGCTGGGAAAGGATGCAGATCCAGACAGATCGCACGATCGATTTCGTTCGGCGGCACCGTGACGAGCCATTCTACGTTCGACTGTTCCCCAACGACGTTCACGACGCGCACGTGCCGCGTCCCGGCAGTGCTGATAAATTCAAAAGTGTTTCCGATGATCCTTATGTTCGCGATTTTTTTGCCGTGCTCGAAGAGATGGACAAGCAAATCGGTCGACTCGTCGCGACCATCGACGAACTGAACCTCGGAAAGAAGACGCTGATTCTCTTCACAAGCGACAACGGCCCCACTGACTGGCCAAAGAAATATCTGACAGGCCCACCGGCTGGCTTCACCGGTCCTTACCGTGGAAGGAAATGGTCGTTATTCGAAGGCGGCATCCGCATGCCCTTTATTGCACGCTGGACCGGAACGATTTCAGCCGGTATTGAAGATAACAGCAGCGTCGTGGCCGCAATTGATCTCTCTCCGACCATCTGTCGAATCGCCGGAGTTCCAGTCGAGACGGATCTTGATGGTGTGGACCGAAGCGGGGTTCTGCTGGGTAACGCATCCCGTCGCTCCCAACCCGTTTTCTGGCAGTACGGACATCCCCACGCCATCCTCAAAGGCGGCAAACCGGAACACCAGAGCCCCACGTTCGCGATGCGGGATGGTCGCTGGAAATTTCTGGTCAATCCTGATGGCAGCGAAGCCCAACTCTTTGACCTCGAAGCAGATGAGAGCGAGACCACCAACCTTGTTTCCATACAACCAAAGCGCGCCGCCGCAATGGCCGCCCTAATCTCGGCGTGGTGTAACGACCTGGGTTTTGCATTCGATCACGAGGCTCCACTCACCGCGCCTGTTCCGACGATTGCGATTCTCGCCAGTAACCAGTTCCTTCGTTTTGTAAATCACGGCGTCCAGGGAAACACTGTTTCACTCCAGTTGGACGGGAGGTCATGGCTCGACCTGCCCGCGTTTCGAGTGCCGAAAGTAGTAGGCGGTCGCTCGCTTCAAATCAAAGGCACCATTCGGCCAAGTGCTCCGTCGGGAGTTGTCCTTGCTCATGGTGACAATCGATCCGGCTATAGTGTCTACCTCGATAAGGGCCATTTGTGCTTTGCTACGTGTGTCAGCAAGAAACGCACAGTGGTCAGGTCTCCGGCCGCGATCACTGGTGCCGCCAGTTTTGAAGCAAACTGGAGCTCAGGCGGATCCGTGTTTCTTAAGGTAGATGGAAAACTTGCCGGCAAGGCGGATCCAGGAATCCTCCGCCACGAGCCCGGCGACTCCATTCAAATTGGTGCAGACCTGGTTCAGCCCGTCGGGAACTACAGCACTCCGAACCACTTTGCCGGCAGCATAGAAAATCTCACATTCAGGTATCCGAACGGAACATGA